A stretch of the uncultured Desulfobacter sp. genome encodes the following:
- the tyrS gene encoding tyrosine--tRNA ligase yields MSVLSILKERGFIEATTHTQELEDYLENNRATCYIGFDPTASSLHVGSLVCIMALAHMQRQGHRPIGLVGGGTGLIGDPSGKTELRQVLTQDQIDENKAGIRKQLSRFIEFSEDKALMLDNAAWLTKLEYIPFLRDIGRHFSINKMIKAESVKSRMESEDGLTFIEFNYMLLQAYDFMELAKTYDCLLQMGGSDQWGNIVAGIDLVRRTLGKQAFGITFPLITTASGIKMGKTHKGAVWLDPERFSAYEYYQFWVNTDDLDVARFLALFTFIPMEEIDLVKKLEGADLNKAKTILAYEATKIAHGEDEAQKSLKAAASMFGTIDVPSDLLPSASIPRGTLSSGADESVPSSTLNKADVVDKMFVVDLFCDSGLCKSKSDARRLIKQGGAYINGERLGSFEQVVADADIDDCEIMLRAGKKKYHKIILK; encoded by the coding sequence ATGAGTGTTTTATCGATTTTAAAAGAACGTGGATTTATTGAGGCAACCACCCATACCCAGGAGCTTGAAGATTATCTGGAAAACAACAGGGCAACCTGTTACATCGGTTTTGACCCCACCGCTTCAAGTTTACATGTTGGAAGCCTGGTGTGTATTATGGCTTTGGCTCACATGCAGCGTCAGGGTCATCGACCTATTGGTCTTGTTGGTGGCGGAACAGGGCTTATTGGAGACCCCTCCGGTAAAACAGAACTGCGTCAAGTCCTTACCCAGGATCAGATTGATGAGAACAAAGCCGGCATCCGAAAGCAATTGTCCAGGTTTATAGAATTCTCGGAAGATAAGGCCTTGATGTTAGATAATGCAGCTTGGCTTACCAAATTAGAGTACATTCCGTTTTTAAGGGATATCGGCAGGCATTTTTCCATTAATAAAATGATAAAAGCTGAAAGTGTTAAATCCAGAATGGAGTCTGAAGACGGCCTTACCTTTATTGAATTTAATTATATGTTACTTCAGGCCTATGATTTCATGGAGCTTGCCAAAACCTATGATTGCCTGCTTCAGATGGGCGGAAGTGACCAATGGGGCAACATTGTGGCTGGGATTGACCTTGTGCGGCGTACTTTAGGTAAGCAAGCATTTGGGATCACTTTCCCTTTGATAACTACTGCCTCGGGCATAAAAATGGGTAAAACCCATAAAGGTGCTGTCTGGCTTGATCCTGAACGCTTTTCTGCCTATGAGTACTACCAGTTCTGGGTAAATACTGATGATTTGGATGTGGCAAGATTTTTGGCGCTATTTACCTTTATTCCCATGGAGGAGATCGATTTAGTAAAAAAACTGGAAGGCGCGGATTTAAATAAAGCCAAAACTATTCTTGCATATGAGGCAACTAAGATTGCCCATGGCGAAGATGAGGCGCAAAAATCCCTTAAAGCCGCAGCGTCCATGTTTGGAACCATTGATGTGCCTTCAGATCTTTTGCCTTCTGCAAGCATCCCGCGAGGAACGCTTTCCAGTGGAGCCGATGAGTCAGTGCCCTCCAGTACCTTGAATAAAGCGGATGTGGTGGATAAAATGTTTGTGGTTGATCTGTTTTGTGATTCAGGGTTGTGTAAATCCAAATCCGATGCCCGTCGATTGATTAAACAAGGCGGGGCATATATTAATGGTGAAAGGCTTGGTTCATTTGAACAGGTTGTGGCTGATGCTGATATAGATGACTGTGAAATCATGCTCAGGGCTGGAAAGAAAAAATATCACAAAATTATTTTAAAATAG
- the rny gene encoding ribonuclease Y — MSFTMMLAFMLVLLAVGAVILYVIKMKIDQQRLDFQEEQRVAMDQAARKAETLLKEAKLEARSRLLEMKSTFDAETEETRAELKKEERRLSKKSEKLDKIEDQCVKKEKYIEKNERIVAEKLESVSKKEESYTQLLEETKKELEKVSGMTLEQAKELLLKTMEDEARHEGAKMVKKITTEVKEKADKEAKKILSTAIQRYAGDYVAERTASVVNLPGDEMKGRIIGREGRNIRALEAATGIDLIIDDTPEAVILSGFNPVRREVARLSLEKLISDGRIHPARIEDVVAHATEEVDLAIKEAGEQAAFDLGVHGIDPELIKVLGKLKFRTSYAQNVLQHSVEVAFLAGVIAAELGLDVKLAKRMGLLHDIGKAVDHEVDGAHAIIGAKLAKKYGEHQSVVDAIAAHHEDQMPESVYDFIVQSADALSGARPGARKESLENYVKRLEDLENIANAFDGVVNTYAIQAGREIRVITESEKITDESAMLLSKDIARQIEENLTFPGQVKVVVIRETRAVEYTRK; from the coding sequence ATGAGTTTTACAATGATGCTTGCATTCATGCTGGTGCTGCTTGCTGTTGGCGCGGTCATTCTATATGTCATAAAAATGAAAATTGACCAGCAGAGACTTGATTTCCAAGAAGAACAACGCGTTGCCATGGATCAAGCCGCCAGAAAAGCTGAAACTCTGCTCAAGGAAGCGAAATTAGAGGCTCGCTCGCGTCTGCTTGAAATGAAAAGCACCTTTGATGCCGAGACCGAAGAGACCCGGGCTGAGTTGAAAAAAGAAGAACGCAGGCTTTCTAAAAAAAGTGAAAAGCTCGATAAAATAGAAGATCAATGTGTCAAAAAAGAAAAGTATATTGAGAAAAATGAACGGATTGTTGCAGAAAAGCTCGAATCTGTAAGTAAAAAAGAAGAATCATATACTCAGCTCCTTGAAGAGACAAAAAAAGAGCTTGAAAAAGTCTCAGGGATGACCCTTGAACAGGCCAAAGAGCTTTTGCTTAAAACGATGGAGGACGAAGCCAGGCACGAAGGCGCTAAGATGGTTAAAAAGATCACCACCGAAGTCAAGGAAAAGGCGGATAAAGAAGCGAAAAAGATTTTATCCACTGCCATCCAGCGTTATGCCGGAGACTATGTGGCTGAGCGTACGGCCTCTGTGGTAAACTTACCCGGAGATGAAATGAAGGGACGGATTATTGGCAGGGAAGGCAGAAATATTCGGGCTTTAGAGGCCGCAACCGGGATAGATCTGATTATAGATGATACTCCGGAAGCTGTTATTCTGTCTGGCTTCAACCCTGTCAGACGCGAGGTGGCAAGACTTTCTCTTGAAAAACTGATTTCAGATGGACGGATACATCCAGCACGAATTGAAGATGTTGTGGCGCATGCTACGGAAGAAGTTGACTTGGCGATCAAAGAAGCAGGCGAGCAGGCTGCCTTTGACTTAGGTGTGCACGGCATTGATCCGGAATTAATCAAGGTGCTCGGCAAACTTAAATTCAGAACATCCTATGCTCAGAATGTATTGCAGCATTCTGTTGAGGTGGCTTTTTTGGCCGGTGTTATCGCAGCTGAGCTTGGTTTGGATGTCAAGCTTGCCAAACGTATGGGGTTGCTTCACGACATTGGTAAAGCGGTGGATCATGAAGTGGATGGTGCGCATGCCATTATCGGTGCTAAGCTTGCTAAGAAGTATGGTGAACATCAAAGCGTTGTTGATGCGATTGCTGCTCACCACGAAGATCAAATGCCTGAAAGTGTATATGATTTCATTGTACAATCAGCGGATGCGCTTTCAGGGGCCAGGCCTGGTGCGCGAAAGGAGAGCCTTGAAAATTACGTAAAACGTCTGGAGGATCTAGAAAATATTGCAAATGCTTTTGATGGTGTGGTAAACACCTATGCCATTCAGGCCGGGCGTGAGATTCGGGTTATTACTGAAAGTGAAAAAATCACGGATGAAAGTGCGATGTTGCTTTCAAAGGATATTGCCCGCCAGATTGAAGAGAATCTGACATTTCCAGGCCAGGTCAAGGTTGTTGTTATTCGGGAAACCAGAGCGGTTGAGTATACCAGGAAATGA
- the nifE gene encoding nitrogenase iron-molybdenum cofactor biosynthesis protein NifE — translation MTSISVLKQREKQIYQKGRQPFDMACDTKSLAGAVSQRACVFCGSRVVLYPIADALHLIHGPIGCASYTWDIRGAQSSGPELHRMSFSTDLSETDIIYGGEKKLKKALLELIEKYSPKAAFIYCTCIVGIIGDDVDAVCRQVEEETNIPVIAVHSEGFKGTKKDGYKAACDALFSLIERNKAPQVTIPDSINILGEFNIGGETWIIKKYYEAMGVKVVSVITGDGRVEEVQQARNAALNVVQCSGSVTHLAKQMEEEYGIPFIRVSYFGIEDTSDALYQVAVHFNKSPGILKKTQELIKKEVKDIVPRLENMRTDLEGKKAAIYVGGAFKAFSLIKALKTLGMEVVLAGSQTGTKEDYEVLRQMCNDGTVILDDSNPLELAKYAVEKDADLFIGGVKERPIAYKMGIGFCDHNHERKIPLVGFEGMVNFAKEVHETVTSPVWELVPRRQNSAGKESAI, via the coding sequence ATGACCTCCATCTCGGTACTCAAACAGCGGGAAAAGCAAATCTACCAGAAGGGCAGACAGCCCTTTGATATGGCATGTGATACCAAGAGTCTGGCCGGCGCAGTTAGCCAGCGGGCTTGTGTGTTCTGCGGCTCCAGAGTGGTGCTCTACCCCATTGCCGACGCCTTGCACCTAATTCACGGCCCCATCGGGTGTGCCTCATATACCTGGGATATCAGAGGGGCACAGTCTTCGGGGCCGGAGCTTCATCGGATGAGTTTTTCAACAGATCTGTCAGAGACTGATATTATTTATGGCGGGGAAAAAAAGCTTAAAAAAGCATTACTGGAGCTGATTGAAAAATATTCACCTAAAGCCGCATTTATATACTGCACCTGCATTGTGGGCATTATTGGTGACGATGTTGACGCGGTCTGCCGTCAGGTCGAAGAAGAGACCAACATTCCTGTCATCGCTGTGCACTCTGAAGGATTTAAAGGCACCAAAAAAGACGGGTACAAGGCGGCATGCGATGCCTTGTTCAGTTTGATTGAAAGAAACAAGGCCCCTCAGGTCACCATCCCTGACTCTATCAATATTCTGGGAGAATTCAATATTGGCGGGGAGACATGGATCATCAAAAAGTATTATGAGGCCATGGGGGTAAAAGTCGTCTCAGTAATCACCGGTGACGGCCGGGTGGAGGAAGTCCAGCAGGCGCGCAATGCCGCTTTGAATGTGGTTCAGTGTTCAGGCTCGGTCACCCATTTGGCAAAACAGATGGAAGAAGAGTACGGCATCCCTTTTATAAGGGTCTCCTATTTCGGTATTGAAGATACCTCGGATGCCCTGTACCAGGTGGCAGTGCATTTTAATAAAAGCCCGGGCATTCTAAAAAAGACCCAGGAACTAATCAAAAAAGAGGTCAAGGACATTGTTCCACGTCTTGAAAACATGAGAACGGATCTTGAAGGCAAAAAAGCCGCCATCTACGTGGGCGGCGCATTTAAGGCATTCTCCCTGATTAAGGCATTGAAAACCCTGGGCATGGAAGTGGTCCTGGCCGGTTCCCAGACCGGTACCAAGGAAGATTATGAGGTGCTCCGGCAGATGTGCAACGACGGCACCGTTATTTTAGATGATTCAAACCCCCTTGAGCTGGCTAAATATGCCGTAGAAAAAGATGCGGACCTGTTCATCGGCGGTGTCAAGGAACGACCCATTGCCTATAAGATGGGCATCGGGTTTTGCGATCATAACCATGAACGAAAAATTCCTTTGGTTGGATTTGAAGGCATGGTCAATTTTGCAAAAGAAGTACACGAAACCGTGACAAGCCCGGTATGGGAGCTTGTTCCCAGGCGGCAGAATTCGGCCGGAAAGGAAAGTGCGATATGA